A portion of the Microbulbifer agarilyticus genome contains these proteins:
- the glmS gene encoding glutamine--fructose-6-phosphate transaminase (isomerizing), giving the protein MCGIVGALGQRNVTGILLEGLRRLEYRGYDSAGVCLVNGDGKLQLRKTQGKVADLESALDENPTSGQLGIAHTRWATHGVPSDKNSHPHVSGDFALVHNGIIENYQELREELLAKGYEFQSETDTEVVVHLIHDLASEGRNLLESVSAATKRLHGAYALGVVSAKEPEHLVCARLGSPLVIGVGIEENFIASDPMALQQVTDRFIFLEEGDLADVTRDAIAIWDKTDEEVSRPVNKLQGGHDAADKGRYRHYMQKEIFEQPKVVEATMAGRIGEHSVLSQALGTAANEILPKVKQVQIVACGTSYHAGLVARYWIEDWAGVPCSVEVASEIRYRKTAVRPGTLFVTISQSGETADTLAALRQAKELGYLASMTICNVPNSSLVRESELHLMTEAGPEIGVASTKAFTTQLVALQIFCIALAKANGMDGDREAQLISALHQLPKLMEKFTGLDALVAATSEAFAEKNHALFLGRGVEYPIALEGALKLKEISYIHAEAYPAGELKHGPLALVDADMPVIVVAPNDELLEKLKSNLQEVRARGGELFVFASPEAGFRSEEGLTVVEVPDAAESLQPILYTVPLQLLSYHVALLKGTDVDQPRNLAKSVTVE; this is encoded by the coding sequence ATGTGTGGAATCGTAGGTGCCCTGGGGCAACGCAACGTAACCGGAATCCTTCTCGAAGGCTTGCGCCGGTTGGAATACCGCGGCTATGACTCCGCCGGTGTGTGCCTGGTGAACGGCGACGGCAAATTACAGTTGCGCAAAACCCAGGGCAAGGTCGCCGACCTCGAATCTGCCCTGGATGAAAACCCGACTAGCGGTCAGCTGGGTATTGCCCATACCCGCTGGGCTACCCACGGTGTGCCTTCCGATAAAAATTCCCACCCGCATGTGTCCGGTGATTTCGCCCTGGTGCACAACGGCATCATCGAAAACTACCAGGAGCTGCGCGAAGAACTGCTCGCCAAAGGTTACGAGTTTCAGTCGGAAACCGATACTGAGGTAGTGGTACACCTGATCCACGATCTCGCCAGCGAGGGGCGCAACCTGCTCGAGTCGGTGTCTGCGGCCACCAAAAGACTGCACGGCGCCTACGCCCTTGGGGTTGTATCTGCCAAGGAGCCCGAGCATTTGGTATGCGCGCGACTGGGTAGCCCGCTGGTAATTGGCGTGGGCATCGAGGAAAACTTTATTGCTTCCGACCCCATGGCCCTGCAACAGGTAACCGACCGTTTTATTTTCCTCGAAGAGGGCGACCTGGCCGACGTGACCCGCGACGCCATTGCGATCTGGGATAAAACCGATGAAGAAGTCAGTCGCCCGGTGAACAAGCTGCAAGGTGGCCACGACGCCGCCGACAAGGGTCGCTATCGCCACTATATGCAGAAGGAAATCTTTGAGCAGCCCAAGGTGGTGGAAGCAACCATGGCCGGTCGCATAGGTGAGCACTCGGTGCTGTCACAGGCTCTGGGTACCGCCGCCAACGAAATTCTGCCGAAAGTAAAACAAGTGCAGATTGTTGCCTGCGGCACCAGCTACCACGCCGGTTTGGTTGCTCGTTACTGGATTGAAGACTGGGCCGGCGTGCCCTGCTCCGTCGAAGTGGCCAGTGAAATTCGCTACCGCAAAACCGCGGTACGCCCCGGTACTTTATTTGTCACCATCTCCCAGTCGGGAGAAACCGCCGATACCCTCGCCGCTTTGCGCCAGGCCAAGGAGCTGGGTTATCTCGCCTCCATGACGATCTGCAATGTGCCGAACAGTTCACTGGTGCGTGAGTCTGAATTACACCTGATGACCGAGGCCGGCCCGGAAATTGGTGTCGCCTCCACCAAGGCTTTTACCACGCAGCTGGTTGCGTTGCAGATTTTCTGTATTGCGCTGGCGAAAGCCAACGGCATGGATGGCGACCGCGAAGCGCAGCTGATTAGCGCGTTGCATCAGTTGCCGAAACTGATGGAAAAATTCACTGGGCTGGACGCGCTGGTAGCGGCCACCAGTGAAGCCTTCGCGGAAAAAAATCATGCGTTGTTTCTGGGGCGCGGTGTGGAGTATCCGATCGCCTTGGAAGGAGCACTCAAGCTCAAGGAAATTTCCTATATCCACGCCGAGGCCTATCCAGCCGGTGAACTCAAACACGGCCCGCTCGCCTTGGTCGACGCCGATATGCCGGTTATCGTCGTCGCGCCGAACGACGAACTGCTGGAAAAGCTGAAATCAAACTTGCAGGAAGTACGCGCGCGTGGCGGTGAACTGTTTGTATTTGCCAGCCCCGAGGCCGGGTTCCGGAGCGAGGAAGGACTTACCGTGGTCGAGGTGCCGGACGCAGCTGAAAGTTTGCAGCCCATTCTGTATACGGTGCCACTGCAGCTATTGAGCTATCACGTGGCGTTACTGAAAGGCACCGATGTGGATCAACCGCGTAACCTGGCGAAATCGGTGACGGTGGAATAG